Within the Bacillus sp. FSL K6-3431 genome, the region TTACGCGATGATTTTTGTTTATTGATAGTTCAATACTTGGATTAATATCAAATGATACAAAAGCATATGCTTTCTTTTTTGTGATAAAAGGCGGGCCAAGTATGAGAAGAAATATCATTACTGCGACTAATGAGACTGCTGTTATATATTTTGTTTTATGGAATGAAAATCGATTCTTTTCAGATTGTATTGGCCAAAATAGGATTTCCTTTCCAATCTTATCATCATGTCCTGTTTTTTGACCGTGCAAAAATTCTCCATTGGCTGTAAGGATGACAAGGTGTGTATTTGTGATTTCTAGTATTACTCCTTTTTTCATCAGCCTAACCGCCCTTTAAAATATTCTTGCAGCATAATAAAGTCTTCGTGTAAAATAATAATCATCGCTATAATATATTTTCGATTTCGTTCCAATGTTTTTCTACTGACATTTACTTTGTTTTCAAGTTCTTTTAATGGCAACCGCTTTTTTTGCAAAAAATAAGCAAGTAAATGCTCATCTTCAAAAACTACTTTTGCTACTTTCATAGCATTGATCCGTGCATCCTCATGTTTTGGCGACTGCTTCACCAACTCTTCAAAATCTAATCCATATTTGGCAAGTGACTGCTGAAAATAGCGAATCTCTTCTTTCCTAGCTTCTGATTCTTTATGCTGCTCAAATGCTGTGATTGAAATAGTGTTCTCAAGCGAGAAATTATCAATCTCTACACTATCCAACAATCGTTTTTCCATACTAATATGTTGGTGTTTTGCTTGTTGCCGTATGTAATCAATCACT harbors:
- the sigI gene encoding RNA polymerase sigma-I factor produces the protein MKPLLSILFVHNRTDELESIAISIQKGNIELLNHTLENYKPFIKKTASSVCKRYIDDMDDEYSIGLIAFHDALYHYDKERGSSLLALAEVMIKRKVIDYIRQQAKHQHISMEKRLLDSVEIDNFSLENTISITAFEQHKESEARKEEIRYFQQSLAKYGLDFEELVKQSPKHEDARINAMKVAKVVFEDEHLLAYFLQKKRLPLKELENKVNVSRKTLERNRKYIIAMIIILHEDFIMLQEYFKGRLG